A genomic window from Dechloromonas sp. A34 includes:
- a CDS encoding DUF47 domain-containing protein, translating into MFGRLMPKEGKYFDLFNAHADLILQGGQALSGLIAALVDEPEKALAHAEEIDVLERKADEITHSTLAQLHTSFITPFDRDEIHQLINGMDDILDIIQDVAESMSLYDIHRVSPEAKLIAETTETCCGCVRSVVKLLHSMDNAPAILKLCHEIDELESDADRMLREAMSKVFREEPDVRQVIKLKEIYELLESVTDRCKDVAGTIEAIVLENS; encoded by the coding sequence ATGTTCGGTCGCTTGATGCCCAAGGAGGGCAAGTATTTCGATCTTTTCAACGCTCATGCGGATCTGATCCTGCAAGGAGGACAGGCGCTTTCAGGGCTGATAGCGGCGCTGGTCGACGAGCCGGAAAAAGCGCTGGCACACGCTGAAGAAATCGATGTGCTGGAGCGCAAGGCAGATGAAATTACTCATAGCACCCTGGCCCAGTTGCACACATCGTTCATCACGCCGTTTGATCGCGACGAAATCCATCAGCTGATCAACGGCATGGATGACATTCTGGACATCATCCAGGATGTTGCCGAATCGATGTCGCTTTACGATATCCACCGCGTGTCACCCGAGGCCAAGCTGATCGCCGAGACCACCGAAACGTGCTGCGGTTGCGTGCGGTCGGTGGTCAAGTTGCTGCACAGCATGGACAACGCGCCGGCGATTCTCAAGCTGTGTCATGAGATCGACGAACTGGAGTCCGATGCGGACCGCATGCTGCGCGAGGCGATGTCCAAGGTTTTTCGTGAAGAACCGGATGTGCGCCAGGTCATCAAGCTCAAGGAAATCTACGAACTACTCGAATCGGTGACCGACCGCTGCAAGGATGTGGCCGGCACGATCGAAGCTATCGTTCTCGAAAACTCCTGA
- a CDS encoding inorganic phosphate transporter: MDSLQISLGVVVTLVIVALLFDFMNGFHDAANSIATIVSTRVLKPHQAVIWAAAFNFLAYFLFQLKVASTIGKGTIDPSIVDHYVIFGALIGAIIWNIITWYYGIPSSSSHALVGGLVGAAIAKAGVGGLISAGVLKIIAFIFVAPFLGFFIGGGLMVIVSWICRNMAPRKVDKHFRRFQLLSAAAYSLGHGGNDAQKTVGIIWMLLIAAGMSKSTDVIPSWVVISCYTAMGLGTMFGGWRIVKTMGNRITKLNQARGFCANSGGAITLFLATAFGIPVSTTHTITGAIAGVGSTRGARRVRWGVAGGIVWAWILTIPCSAAMAAIAWYFGTLLL, encoded by the coding sequence ATGGACTCCCTCCAAATCAGTCTCGGGGTCGTCGTTACCTTGGTAATCGTCGCCTTGCTGTTCGATTTCATGAACGGCTTCCACGATGCCGCCAATTCGATCGCCACCATTGTTTCGACGCGGGTTCTGAAGCCGCATCAGGCGGTCATCTGGGCCGCCGCATTCAATTTTCTCGCCTATTTCCTGTTTCAGTTGAAGGTGGCTTCGACTATTGGCAAGGGCACCATCGATCCCAGTATCGTGGATCACTACGTGATTTTCGGTGCCTTGATCGGTGCCATCATCTGGAACATCATCACCTGGTATTACGGCATCCCGTCGTCGTCTTCGCATGCGCTGGTTGGTGGTCTGGTTGGCGCCGCGATCGCCAAAGCTGGCGTGGGCGGGCTCATTTCAGCTGGTGTCTTGAAGATCATCGCCTTCATCTTTGTCGCCCCTTTTCTTGGGTTTTTTATTGGTGGAGGCTTGATGGTGATCGTCTCGTGGATTTGCCGAAACATGGCACCACGCAAGGTCGACAAGCATTTCCGCCGCTTCCAGTTGTTGTCTGCTGCGGCTTACAGCTTGGGGCATGGTGGTAATGACGCCCAAAAAACCGTCGGCATTATCTGGATGTTGTTGATTGCCGCCGGGATGTCCAAGTCCACGGACGTAATCCCGTCTTGGGTGGTGATTTCGTGCTACACCGCCATGGGGTTGGGCACCATGTTCGGTGGCTGGCGCATCGTCAAGACTATGGGTAATCGGATAACCAAACTCAATCAGGCCCGTGGCTTCTGTGCTAACAGCGGTGGGGCAATCACCCTGTTTCTGGCGACCGCGTTCGGTATTCCGGTGTCAACGACGCATACCATTACCGGGGCGATTGCCGGTGTCGGTTCGACCCGCGGCGCTCGTCGCGTGCGTTGGGGGGTTGCGGGCGGGATTGTCTGGGCCTGGATTCTAACCATCCCATGCAGTGCAGCCATGGCAGCAATTGCCTGGTATTTTGGCACGCTACTGCTCTGA